The following proteins come from a genomic window of Dysidea avara chromosome 12, odDysAvar1.4, whole genome shotgun sequence:
- the LOC136239891 gene encoding olfactory receptor 6F1-like encodes MERSSDVSGSGLGITPGTTAPDQQGPHLPGYFPYLSLVFKWIATLIILMMAGWVVFTIKTTRKLHKPHNIFVANLMITDSISAVLTTIQASIMIIGYATGGGDFINCTVFIFLLFPILVIQCTYLMISVDKVIAIAFPFKHRKTMKPRVVTGSIAGGWLVSILLYCHVFFNPASYTKAAQYGICHDDRAFIFSLLTFILPIFVVSLITLTLNIYLSFKAFQVQRQIRRESMLSGTTSNEVNKFKKKQATIKAHLKPMITLLVVSFGSSAFGLLFPILYIPARVLETPAFYEATMKYIVAPNVGYLVLLLHPFVYGLYYKQVREPMMKVLKRVTCRNKFNSAVVAPQPRRTAWM; translated from the coding sequence ATGGAAAGAAGCAGTGATGTGTCTGGTTCTGGGTTAGGGATCACTCCAGGAACAACAGCACCTGATCAACAAGGTCCTCATCTTCCAGGATATTTCCCTTACCTGTCATTGGTTTTCAAGTGGATTGCCACACTGATCATCTTGATGATGGCTGGTTGGGTTGTCTTCACCATCAAAACTACAAGAAAGCTACATAAGCCACATAACATCTTTGTGGCTAACTTAATGATCACCGATAGCATATCAGCAGTACTCACTACTATTCAGGCCAGCATCATGATTATTGGGTATGCTACTGGAGGGGGAGATTTCATCAACTGTACTGTATTCATATTTCTGCTGTTTCCAATATTGGTGATACAGTGCACATACCTGATGATATCAGTTGATAAGGTAATAGCTATAGCCTTTCCTTTCAAGCACAGGAAAACCATGAAGCCTCGAGTTGTCACAGGTTCAATTGCAGGTGGATGGCTTGTGTCTATTTTACTTTATTGTCATGTATTTTTCAATCCAGCTAGTTATACTAAAGCAGCGCAGTACGGTATTTGCCATGATGACAGAGCTTTTATTTTCTCTTTGCTTACCTTCATATTACCCATCTTTGTTGTATCCTTAATCACACTAACTCTCAACATTTATCTATCCTTCAAAGCTTTTCAGGTTCAAAGGCAGATACGACGGGAGTCCATGTTATCGGGAACAACCAGCAATGAAGTAAACAAATTTAAGAAGAAGCAAGCTACCATCAAGGCACACCTGAAGCCGATGATAACATTGCTGGTAGTTTCTTTTGGCAGCTCAGCTTTTGGTCTGCTCTTCCCAATATTGTATATTCCAGCAAGGGTACTAGAAACTCCTGCATTTTATGAAGCCACGATGAAATATATTGTTGCTCCAAATGTTGGCTATCTGGTGCTCCTCCTTCATCCCTTTGTGTATGGCCTGTACTACAAACAAGTTCGTGAGCCGATGATGAAGGTATTGAAGAGAGTAACATGCAGGAACAAGTTTAATTCAGCAGTTGTTGCTCCACAACCACGAAGGACCGCTTGGATGTGA
- the LOC136239892 gene encoding rhodopsin, GQ-coupled-like, with amino-acid sequence MEGSSEVSGSGLGITPGTTTPDQQGPHLPGYFPYLSLVFRWIATLIILMMAGWVVFTIKTTRKLHKPHNIFVANLMITDIISAVLTTVLTSIMMVGYVTGVGDFINCRVFVFLLFPIFVIDCTYLMISVNQVIAIAFPYKHKKIMKPRTIFGSITAAWLLSILLSSRAYFSAGYIKMAQYGTCISEGSTFIFTLLGYVLPVFTVLLIVIILNIYLSYKAYQVQREIQEESRLSGTTSNEVKEKQATIKAHLKPMKTLLVVVLGSAALGLIFPLLYIPARILKSPVLFESTHIVITNVTYLLLLLHPFVYGLYYKQVREPMMRVLKRVVCKNSAVVAPQPRRTAWM; translated from the coding sequence ATGGAAGGAAGCAGTGAAGTGTCTGGTTCTGGGCTAGGGATCACTCCAGGAACAACAACACCTGATCAACAAGGTCCTCATCTTCCAGGATATTTCCCTTACCTGTCATTGGTTTTCAGATGGATTGCCACACTGATAATCTTGATGATGGCTGGTTGGGTTGTCTTCACCATCAAAACTACAAGAAAGCTACACAAGCCACATAACATCTTTGTGGCTAACTTGATGATCACCGATATCATATCAGCAGTACTCACTACTGTTCTGACCAGTATCATGATGGTTGGGTATGTTACTGGAGTGGGAGATTTCATCAACTGTAGGGTATTTGTTTTTCTGCTGTTTCCAATATTTGTAATAGACTGTACATACCTGATGATTTCGGTCAATCAAGTAATAGCTATAGCCTTTCcttacaaacataaaaaaatCATGAAGCCTCGTACCATCTTTGGTTCAATTACAGCTGCATGGCTTTTATCTATTCTGCTTTCTTCTCGTGCTTACTTCAGTGCTGGCTACATCAAAATGGCACAGTATGGTACCTGCATATCAGAAGGCAGCACCTTCATATTCACTTTGCTTGGTTATGTGCTTCCTGTCTTCACTGTGTTACTAATTGTAATAATTCTCAACATTTATTTATCCTACAAAGCTTATCAGGTTCAAAGGGAAATACAAGAGGAGTCCAGGCTATCAGGAACAACAAGCAATGAAGTAAAGGAGAAGCAAGCTACCATCAAGGCACACCTGAAGCCAATGAAAACATTGCTGGTAGTTGTACTCGGTAGCGCAGCACTTGGTCTCATTTTCCCACTACTGTATATTCCAGCAAGGATACTAAAATCTCCAGTGTTATTTGAAAGCACGCACATTGTTATTACAAATGTCACATACCTGTTACTTCTCCTTCATCCCTTTGTGTATGGCTTGTACTACAAGCAAGTTCGTGAGCCGATGATGAGAGTATTGAAGAGAGTTGTATGCAAGAACTCAGCAGTTGTTGCTCCACAACCACGAAGGACTGCTTGGATGTGA